One Alnus glutinosa chromosome 3, dhAlnGlut1.1, whole genome shotgun sequence genomic region harbors:
- the LOC133862509 gene encoding heat shock cognate 70 kDa protein-like produces MAGEGEWPAIGIDLGTTYSCVAVWQNDRIEIIVNDQGNRTTPSHVAFTDKERLVGDAAKNQVDKNPTNSVFDAKRLIGRRFSDSSVQNDIKLWPFKVIEGPIDKPMIVVTYKGEEKHFAAEEISSMVLKKMREIAEAYLGTTVKNAVVTVPAYFNDSQRKATKDAGGIAGLNVMRIISEPTAAAIGYGLDKVGSGKRNVLIFDLGGGTTDVSLLTIDNGTFEVKAVAGDTHLGGEDFDNKMLKHCVKIFKRHHNENINGNARAVRRLRTACERAKRILSSAVETNIDVDSLYNGIDFSLSITRARFAELNMDLFRKSIELVEKCLTDAKMDKSEVHDVVLTGGSSRIPRVQELLQDLFDGKQLNKSINPDEAVAYGAAVQAAKMAGMGNEKIQNIVLLDVTPLSLGVKVRLDEMSVVIPRNTAIPTKMDHDYTTFFDNQTSVLVSVYEGERARTVDNNWLGEFELTRIPAAPKCVPQIKVCFEIDANGIMKVSAVEKTTGISYGITITNYKASLSTEEIHRMVLDAKKYEVEDDEHMKKAKAKEALENYAYKMRSTVTDKEIGDKVDAAGKEKIEAAIKHVIRWLNGIQHVEADEFEEKLIGLELICNPIIAKISRRQ; encoded by the exons ATGGCCGGCGAAGGAGAGTGGCCTGCGATAGGGATTGATCTGGGGACCACGTACTCGTGCGTGGCAGTGTGGCAGAATGATCGAATTGAGATAATAGTGAACGATCAGGGCAACAGGACGACGCCGTCTCATGTTGCCTTCACTGACAAAGAGCGTTTGGTCGGTGATGCAGCCAAGAACCAGGTGGACAAGAATCCCACTAACTCTGTCTTTG ATGCAAAGCGGTTGATTGGTAGGAGATTTAGTGATTCCTCAGTTCAAAACGATATCAAGCTCTGGCCATTCAAGGTCATTGAAGGTCCTATCGACAAGCCTATGATTGTTGTCACTTATAAGGGTGAAGAGAAGCATTTTGCTGCCGAGGAAATCTCATCAATGGTCCTCAAAAAGATGCGTGAGATTGCTGAGGCATACCTCGGCACAACTGTGAAGAATGCTGTAGTCACTGTCCCGGCCTACTTCAATGATTCACAGCGTAAGGCCACAAAAGATGCTGGAGGCATTGCAGGTCTCAATGTCATGAGGATAATTAGCGAACCAACGGCTGCAGCCATTGGTTACGGTCTTGACAAGGTGGGCAGTGGTAAGAGAAATGTGTTAATCTTTGATTTGGGAGGTGGCACGACTGATGTCTCACTACTTACTATTGACAATGGTACTTTTGAAGTAAAGGCTGTTGCTGGAGACACTCATCTTGGAGGTGAGGACTTTGACAACAAAATGTTAAAGCATTGCGTTAAAATATTTAAGAGGCATCACAATGAGAACATCAATGGAAATGCTAGAGCTGTAAGGAGGTTGAGAACTGCTTGTGAGAGAGCAAAGAGAATTCTTTCTTCTGCAGTCGAGACTAACATTGACGTCGATTCTTTATATAATGGTATTGATTTCTCCTTAAGTATAACTCGTGCTAGATTTGCGGAACTCAATATGGACTTGTTCAGGAAGTCTATTGAGCTTGTGGAGAAGTGTTTGACTGATGCTAAGATGGACAAGAGCGAAGTCCACGATGTCGTTCTTACTGGTGGTTCTTCCAGAATTCCCAGGGTGCAAGAACTGTTGCAAGACTTGTTTGATGGAAAGCAGCTTAACAAGAGCATCAACCCAGATGAAGCTGTGGCTTACGGAGCCGCTGTTCAAGCTGCAAAGATGGCCGGTATGGGTAATgagaaaattcaaaacattGTTCTCTTGGATGTCACCCCTCTGTCCCTTGGGGTGAAGGTCCGTCTTGATGAGATGTCCGTTGTGATTCCCAGGAATACCGCCATTCCTACAAAGATGGATCATGATTACACCACTTTTTTTGACAACCAAACTTCTGTTTTGGTCTCAGTTTATGAGGGTGAGAGAGCAAGAACTGTGGATAACAACTGGTTGGGAGAATTTGAGCTTACCCGCATTCCTGCAGCACCCAAGTGTGTCCCTCAGATTAAAGTATGCTTTGAGATTGATGCCAATGGTATCATGAAAGTTTCTGCCGTGGAGAAGACCACTGGCATTAGTTATGGTATCacaattacaaattacaaggCTTCGCTATCCACTGAAGAGATTCATAGGATGGTTCTGGACGCAAAGAAATACGAAGTTGAAGATGATGAGCACATGAAGAAGGCTAAGGCTAAGGAAGCTTTGGAGAACTATGCGTACAAAATGAGGAGCACTGTGACTGATAAGGAGATTGGTGACAAGGTTGACGCTGCTGGTAAGGAGAAGATTGAAGCTGCTATTAAGCACGTGATTCGCTGGTTAAATGGTATCCAGCATGTGGAGGCAGATGAGTTTGAGGAAAAGCTAATTGGACTCGAGTTAATCTGCAATCCCATCATTGCAAAGATATCTAGACGACAATAA